In the genome of Neovison vison isolate M4711 chromosome 3, ASM_NN_V1, whole genome shotgun sequence, one region contains:
- the PMAIP1 gene encoding phorbol-12-myristate-13-acetate-induced protein 1 — MPGKKARKSAQPSPARAPADPEMECAIQLRKFGDKLNFRQKLLNLISKLFRSGT; from the exons ATGCCTGGGAAGAAGGCGCGTAAGAGCGCGCAGCCGAGCCCAGCGCGGGCCCCAGCAG ACCCCGAAATGGAGTGTGCCATTCAACTCAGGAAATTTGGAGACAAACTGAATTTCCGGCAGAAACTTCTGAATCTGATATCCAAACTCTTCCGGTCGGGAACCTGA